Part of the Alphaproteobacteria bacterium genome, GAATAAAAATGTAAAACAGGTTTACGCGCTGTTTTTGGTAACAATATCGAGGCAACAGGAAAATTTTCATTTGCACCCCTAACAAGGGCTTGTATCTGTGGATAAAGTGCCATATTGTATCGAACTCACTTTTATGAAGCCTAAATTAAAAACAAAATCGGATAGCCCATTATGGCACGCCCCCGCATCAAAGCCCCTCAATTACGCCTCGCCTGTTTAGCAGATGAATCATCTCCCAAAGCGATGGAAGCGTATAAAGAACTTCGCAAGCATTATGACTTTGTAGACAAGCGATATATACGCGGTCAATCAGATATCGTCATTGTGCTGGGCGGGGATGGTTTTATGTTGCAGGTATTGCATAAATACATAACGGCGCGCAATCTGGCATTTTATGGCATGAATTGCGGTACCGTGGGCTGTTTGCTCAATAGCTATCACCCTGAACAGCTCCATGAACGCTTGCAGGCTTCGCGCTCGGTAGAGTTGCATCCGCTGCGTATGTTTGTGGAAACTACTAAAGGCAAACAAGTGGAATTGCTGGCGCTGAACGAAGTGGCATTGCTGCGTAGTAGTCGTCAGGCCGCACGTATCCGCGTTACTGTCGATCATGTAGTGCGTATTCGCGAAATGGTAGCCGATGGTGTGTTGGTTTCTACACCGGCAGGCAGCTCGGCTTATAACTTTTCGGCAGGGGGGCCAATCATTCCCTTAAATGCCAACGTAGTCGCGCTCACGCCTATCAGTCCTTTCCGCCCTCGGCGCTGGAAAGGCGCGCTATTGCCGCATGAATCAAGTATTTTCCTTGAAATTCTCGATCCTGAAAAGCGGCCTGTAAATGCTGTAGCTGACTTTACCGAAGTGAAAGATGTCGCATCGGTGCTGATTGCTGAGCAAAATGAGTCAAGCCTCACGGTATTGTTTGATCCGGATCACGATTTGGAAGAGCGCATGATTAAAGAGCAATTCATGTCGTAATGCTAGGCTGTGACGGAATTCATGCCTATGCCTGTTGTTGTTCTTCCGGCGTAAAAGTGAAAAGCTGCAATGCATGAATGGGGGCATTCATTAGTGAGGCAACCGCTTCGTATACCATGCGTTGCCGTGTCACACGCGATTTACCGGTGAACTTCTCACTTACTATCGTCACATGAAAATGCGTTTCGCCTTCGGGGCGTGTGCCTGCATGTCCCGCATGTTTATGCGAATCATCCCGCACAGCTAAATGGGTGGGCGAAAAACTATCTTCTAAAATTGTTGAGAGCCTTGCCTGTGTGGTGGTCATTTTCTGCTCCGTTAATGTGTATGTATTGTTGCCATACAAAGTAGCATAATGCAGGAATGCGTGCGTGTATAGTGCAGTATATTAGGCGGTATGGTTGCTTTTACTGCAATACTTATCCAGCACATCCTGCAGTGTCTCAAGCGTCAGTGGCTTGGCGGCATAATCGTCCATACCCGCGTCAAAGCATTGCGCATCATCTCCGGTGAGGGCATGCGCCGTAAGGCCAATGATAGGCACACGCGGCTCGCCGCGGCGTTCTTCGCTTTCCCGCCATTTGCGCGTGGCCTCTAAGCCATTAATTTCCGGCATATTAATGTCCATTAATACGGCATAATAGATTACATCCTGCTCTTGCAACTCCAGCGCTTCGCGACCATTACGTGCAATGTCGTAGCTATAGCCAAGTTCATCCAGCAATGAGGTGGCAACAATAATATTGCCAGGATAATCTTCTACCAACAAAATTTTACGCGTATCTTTCGATGTGTCGTAATTGGTAGTGTTGATTGTGACTGCGTTAGCTTCGGTGGCATCTACTTCACGCAGGGGCATAGTGATAGTGAAAGTAGACCCTTTTCCCACAGTGCTTTGCAACGTGATTGTGCCACCCATCAAGCCTACCAGATGGCGGGTGATAGCCAGCCCTAAGCCCGTGCCGCCGTGATTTCCAGAAACACTGCAATCGGATTGACGGAATTTTTCAAATATCAATTCTTTTTGTGTCTCAGGAATACCAATACCCGTATCGCTGATGGCGATAATCAATTGTGGCGCATTCCCATGGCGATTATTGACATTTGCCGTTAAAGAAATTTCTCCTTCATCGGTAAATTTCAACGAATTGCTTAATAAATTGAGAAGCACTTGTTTTAATCGTGCGCGATCCCCCATGAGCCAAGTGCCAGATATAGCGCCTGTATTGGTGCGCAGCGTGAGGTTTTTTTCTTCTGCCCGTACCGAGATTACCCGCGCCGTGTCTGCAATCAGCGAGTCCCATTCATAAGGGCGCTCATAAAGCTCGAATTCTCCGGCTTCAATCTTTGAGATATCAAGGATATCATTAATCAAGTCCAGCAGTGAATGTGCACCTACTTGCAATGTTTCTATCAATTCGGTTTGTTTGGCATTAAAATTCCCCGTTCTTGGCAGAATATCGGCAATGGTAGTTACTGATGATAGCGGGGTGCGGATTTCATGGCTCATATGCGCTAAAAACTCACTTTTTGCAGCATTAGCGCGACGGGCTTCATCATAGGCAAGGCGCATTTGTTTTTCTTTTTCTTCCAACTCGGCTGTGGTCGCCTCAAGCGCAGCGGTACGCTCTGCCACTTGCTGCTCGATACGCAGGTTAGTTTTTTGTAGCTCTTCATTTGCGTTTAAAAGCGCCGCAGCGCTTGGCACATTAAATGCGGTCGGCAGTCGGCGCCATATAACGAAAGTGGCAACTAAAGATAGCATCGCCGCCATTATTTTTACAATGTTATGGAATTGGAAGCTACCTAGCCATACCGAATATATTTCTAATACATGGATAAACCCGCACAGCATCAAAAATGCCATAAAGGCCATAAAAATAGGATTAAGTGGATTATCGGGGCGTTTGCGTTTTAGCACATAAAGCGCAGCTGCAACGGCTAGATAGCATGCTGCAATAATTGCATCCGAGAATATATGTAGCCAAAGTTCTTCCGACGGTAAGCTATGCACGTCGGTGGTATTGTCAGTATGGGTAGGTGTGTGCTGCATTTCGCGCATTGTTTTCAACAAGCTTGTGTTTGCTATATTATTACTAAGCCTATACCGCAATTACAGACGGAGTATATTTACAGTTCTTGCGAGGCAATTGCAACAGCAAAAAGTCTAATTAAACGCGAGAAATAATATATTATTAGTTGCTTATACACGTAGCGGACGCTTGCCATAGTATGATCACACGTATGACGTTTATTGCAAAACCACATCCTATATAAGGGTGTATTTTAAGCAGATTTGTTGCTAATAACATTAGGGATAAAACACATAAGGTGAAAAATATGACCAATGCTTCTTTTTCTTATCAACCATATGATGCAGCTCCAAACACTCCTAAATTGACTTTACCATTGGGGAGTGTGGATACGCATATGCATGTATTTGGCCCCCTTAGCCGCTATGCGTATACCAAAGATCGCAGCTATACTCCTACGGATGCCAGCCTAGATGCCTATCTAGCCATGGCAAAAACCGTGGGGATTGCGCGCACGGTAGTGGTGCAGCCCAGCGTCTATGGCACGAATAATTCGGCTACGGCAGATGCCGTAAAAGCATTGGGGCACAAGCGCGGACGCGGCGTGGCAGTGGTAGATGCCAGCATTAGCGATGAAGAATTGCAGCAATTACATGAAGAAGGTTTTCGTGGAATCCGTCTGAATTTGCTATTTAAGGGAGGCGTAGATTTTACAGCGGTGCAAAGCCTTGCCAAGCGCTTGGCAGATCGTGACTGGCATATCCAGTTTTTAGTAGATGTATCGGAATTCGATAATTTATACGAGCGGCTCTCCATGTTGCCTGTGACCGTGGTAATCGACCACATGGGGCATATGCCGGCGCATAAAGGATTGAATAATGCTGGATTCAAAGCATTGCTAAAATTGGTGGAGCGGGGAAACTGTTGGGTGAAGCTTTCGGGGCCATATCGCTTTACTGCACAAACTCAAACGCCATATAGCGATGTAGTGCCATATGCACAGGCGCTTATTGCGGCAAATCCAGAGCGCATGGTGTGGGGCAGCGATTGGCCGCATCCTGCCATTAATGTGCCAATGCCGAATGATGGCGCATTAGTGGATATGTTGGGCGACTGGGCAAAAACACCGCAATTGCTGCAACAAATTATGGTGCAGAATCCTCAAACGCTATATGGCTTCGAGCGCATGGAGTAAAATTTGCGCCGGATGTAGAGGGCGGTTATCGGTATAGCGCTCCACCTGACAACGACAGGAATAGCCGGTTACTGCGGCATTTGCCCCTGCTTTGGCAATAGGTTCCTGCCAGCTCATCTCATAAAGATTTCGGCTTATTTTCTGATTTTCTTCCATATGACCAAAGGTTCCTGCCATGCCGCAACAACCGGTGGCTACGTTATGTAGCGTCAGACCAAAATGTGTAAAAATCTTTTTCCACAAATGCGCGCTTTGAGGTAGGCTTGTGCTTTCGGTGCAATGGGAAAATAAATAATATTCGCCTTTGCAGCGATTCTTATAGCGTTCTAGGGATTTTGCTTCGATACGCTCTGCCAGCCATTCTTGTAGCATGAATATGGTGGGGACATCCGTTTCGCCCATATTTTGCATATACTCCTGCCGATATGTCAGGGTGACGCTGGCATCTACCCCTATGAGGGCGGGGGAGGCTTGGGACAGCTTCTTCACATAAGCCGCATTTTGCCGTGCGATGGTGTTAAAGCTATGCAAAAAACCCATCACATGGCGTGATTTTCCATTGCGCTTGAATTGCGCAACCTGCGCATTTATGCCCAGTGTATACAATAACACCACCATATCACGCACGACCTCTGCATCATAAAAGCTGGTATAGGCATCTTGGATTATCGTAACAGCAGGCGCATTTTTTGATGGCTTTTTTGCGCGATTATGCGCCAGCAGGGTTTGCAAATTTGGGCTGCTGGGTTTGGGGGTATCTACCATTCCTAGCACAGAAAAAGGAATCAGTGTCTGCACAGCCGAAAATGTTTTGGGCATGGCCGCAGAGAGCTTTCCTAATTCTTCGCTATAACCAATTAAATAGTCACGCATTCGTCGCGGATAGCGGCTGTGATATAACGCTAGAAACTGAGCGCGCATGTCAGGAATATCCACTTTGATGGGGCACTGCCCCGCACAGGCTTTGCAAGCGAGGCAGTTTTTCATGCTGTCGTAAACGACATGTGAGAAATCATCTTCTTTTGCTGAGCGTTTGGTTGCGCGTGAGTGTTTTTTTGCGGTGATGTCATAGCCGTTCAATGATAATTGGCGTAGCCATTCGCGCATTAATCCAGCGCGGCCTTTTGGGGAATAAAGACGGTTTCCTGTGGCTTTGTAAGAGGGACACATGGCATCATTTGGATCGTAATTAAAGCACGCGCCATTACCATTGCACTCCACCGCCTTTGGAAATTGCACCAACGCTTCGGATTGGATTTCTTTGTCAAAGTGGCCGCGCAGGGGAATATTGTCGATGCTATAAAGCTGTGTTGTGCCGCCACTGGCAGTAGCGATTTTGCCAGGATTCAACTGATCATGGGGGTCGAATGCCGCTTTGATATCGCGTAGGCAGGCATAGAGCTCTTCGCCAATAAATTCAGGAGTGTATTCAGCACGAAATCCTTTGCCATGTTCGCCCCACATCAGGCCGCCATAGCGTTTTACCAGCGTCACTACCTTGTTGGAAATGACACGTATGCGGGCTTCATCGGCGGCATCGCGCAAGTTTAATGCAGGGCGCACATGCAAACAGCCGGTATCCACATGGCCAAACATACCGTATTCTACCCCTTCGGCATCAAGTAAGGCGCGGTATTCGGCAATGTAATCAGCCAGATTTTCGGGGGGAACGGCAGTGTCTTCAGCAAAGGGAACCGGCCTCTTGTCGCCTTTCATATTACCCAGTAGACCCACGCCGCGTTTACGTAGTTCCCAGAGCGATTGTATTTCAGCGGCATCGGTAGTGGTGGCAACATGAAAAGCGGCACCGGTATCAGCCAGTAGTTTATTAGCTGCGGCAGCTACTTCCGTGGCGCTATCGCCCACAAATTCTATCAGGTTGCAGCCGCCAACATTTTCTGCCGCATGCGCTTGCGGCATGAATTTTTTCACCTTGTGCCAAACATTATCGTTGCGGGCAAGCTGGAACACTATGCCATCAAAAGTTTCGATTGCCAGCGGATCGAAAGTTAATAAATGCGGGGCAGCACGCAAGGTCGCATCAAAATCATTATAACACAGCACCACAAGTTGGCGGTGTTTTGGAATTGGCAGTAAACGTAAGGTAATAGAGGATATAACGCCCAATGTACCTTCAGATCCGGCGATGATTTGCGTGGGTGAAAAGTCCCCGTTAACGTCATATATATCGGCCAGATTATACCCGCTGAATTCACGGTTCATTTCGGGCAGCGTTGCGGTGATTTTCTCGCCATAATCGCGGGCGATGTCATCTAGGCGGGCAACGATAGCGCCAATGCGGCTATCGTCATGGCGCATTGGTGGTACATCCTGAGTGGGATAAGTATGCATGCCCCATTTATCGCCATTTGTCAGATAAATATCCAGCCACTGAATATAATCGCTGGTTTTGCCATAAATGCGCGATCCTTTACCGCAGGCATCGGTTGCCACCATACCGCCAATGGTAGCGCGATTGCTGGGTGAGAGCGTGGGGGGAAAGAACAAACCATATGGTTTTAAAAATGCATTTAACTGATCGAGGATAACCCCTGGCTCTACGGTGATTTGCTGTGATTCAGCATCAAAGTCGAGTATAGCACGCATGTATTTGCTGCAATCCAGAACAATGCTGTGGTTGAGGGCTTGGCCATTGGTACCGGTGCCACCACCACGGGGAGTGAGGGTAATTGCGTTAAAACGCGACTCACCCAGTAATGCCATCACGCTGGCAATATCGGCCTCGGTTTTTGGGGCAAGCACCGCCTGAGGCATAAGTTGATAGATACTGTTATCGGTGGCATTAATAAGCCGGTTAGCGTAATCGGCGTTTATATCCCCGCTAAAACTACCCCCGCGCAGCGCTTGCAAAAACATTTGCACGTTTTTGTCAAGTGACTGCTCGGGGTGTAATTGGGGAATCATACGCGTTATGCCGCAGCGCGGTTGCGATCATAAGGCCGTTTGTCCAGCCAGTTTTTGATTTCACCGGCAAATTTCTGAAAGAGCGGGTTTTCGTCCAGCATCCATTCAGTATGGCCACCGCCTTCGAGTAAGAACATTTCACACGGGCCGGGATAAGCGGCTTTGAGTGCTTTTGGCTCTGTAATAGGATGCAACGCATTATCTGCACCATGGGCAATGAACAGCGGGGTGTGAGTAAATTCTTTTACATTGCCTTCGGGATTAAAATCGAGAAGCGAATCGGCAAAGCGGAAATCGGCGGTCATGCCATAATTCGGATTTTTTCTTAGCACGCCGTCTACATAGCCTTTGCTTACTGCATCTAGCGGATAAATATCGAATGGGTCAATGCCTTTGGCTTCGCCGCCATTTGCTAAACGGGTGCGCTCTGTGTCCATCCATTCCAGATATTCGGCATATCCTGCATCGCCGCGCACTGCACGTTGCACGCGCTTGGAGTTATAAAACCCGTTCATGGCAATCAATGCATCGACACCTTTAGTCAGGCGTGCGGCATTAATAATAAGTCCACCGGCCATGCCCCATCCGGCCAGAACAATAGGGCGATTTTTGCCCGAAGCGTGGCTACGCACAAATGCTACCGCATTGGCAATATCGCGTTCTTGTTCTTCTAGCAGCACCATGCCGCGCTCGCCCTCGCTTTTGGCAAAGCCGCGATAGTCAAAGCCAAAACAAATATAGCCGTGTTTGGTTAAAAAGCGGGCATAGCGCTCGGGGTGAATGTCTTTTAGTCCGGTAAATCCAGAGCATACAATTACCACAGGCGTGTCGGCCTTGGCTTCGCTGTCGGGATGATAAAAACTTCCGTCTAATTTTAGGCCGTCGCTATAAAAGGCCAGATTTTCTTCACGCATCATTTCCTCGTTTATTAAAAAAGTTATTTATTGAATTTTTTCATCCGAAAACTTTGTGCTTATTTTGCGCTTAATGCAAGGATGAATGCGCCATTTTTATAAATAAAATGCCGTTTTTTGCAGAAGTTTTTATGGGCGCGGTGATTATGTGAGCAAATTATCCAATCGCTTCATTTCACGCAGCACTAAAGAAAAATTAGCATCGCGCAAAGTAGGTAGATCAAACCGCACACGTTTTACGGTATTCCATTCAATTTCGCCCACAATCAGATCTTCTTCATATTTTTGTGCTTCGATAATCAGGTTGCCGTGCGCATCATAAATGCAAGAGCGCCCCCAGAAGCGTTTGCCGCTTTCGGTGCCCACGCGATTGGCCATGATAGAAGGCATGCCGTAGATGAATGAATAAAACGACATGGTGCGCGCCCAGTTGGACTGGTTATCAAATTTTACACTTGCATCGGCAGAGTTGATGGGGGCAATAAGAATTTTTGCCCCATGCAGCGCTACTAAATGCACCAATGCAGGATTCCATAGATCGGCGCAAATTAAAATTCCGGCGCGCCAATGATCGACAATAAAGCTTTCGATGGAGCGCCCTTCGGAAAACCACTTATCTTCGTTCAAGTCGCCATAGGTGGGCAGGTTGATTTTGCGGTGTACAAAATCCACATTGCCATTATAGAGCTTAGCTGCGGCATTGTGAAACAACGAGGATACGGATTCTTCGATGAAGCCCACCACAATGCGCATATTGGGTTCGACGCTGGCAAGATGTTTTAATATTTCATCATTTTGAGAAATAGCCAGATCAGGGAAGTTTTCATCAAACTCATAGCCCGTTAGTGAAAGCTCAGGGAATACCAGCAGTTCTACGCCTTGCTGCGCGGCCTGTTTAATATATTCTTCGTGTTTTTTGATGTTTGCCATCATATTCATGGCTTCGGGAGCAATTTGGGCGATGCCTATTTTTAAATTGGGTAGCGGTGTCATAGGCACTCCTTAAGCTGAAGCGGTTTATGTGCATTATTGCTAACAGAATAGCAACTTCAGGCCTAACGTAAAGTGACGGTTTTATGAATGATATGCAGCATATAAAAAGGGGCAGATTGCTCTACCCCTTTTTACTCTGCGCGGAGAATACAGGCCGTGCGTTTAGTTCGCTTTTTTTGGTGTATTCCACTTATGCAGCAGCACCGCACCATGCCGCTCCAACAAGGAACCTATAACAATGGCTGATGCGCCGAATGCTGCAAGCGTCATCCAATTAGTAAAATCAATTAGAAATATCAAATCATACCCTTGTGCGCCGATACCTGCGATTATGGTGCTGGCACCTACAAACTGGATAAAGCGCGATGCAAAGTGGCGTCCCAAAAACATAATACTAACACCTACGAATATGCTTAGCATAGGCAGATATCTGTCCACACCTTCCAGCAAGCCACCAATATGCACTACAGCAAGCACTAAGCTGGCGATATGTGCAATTTCGATTGGGTTTTTACTGCGCTTGGAAATATCCAGCAATAGCAAAGTGAAACAACCGCTGAATAGGCTGAGCATTACCGAATTGGGTAATTCCAAGGCAATGATCTCGGGTAGCATTGCAGCAATTATTACTGCTAAGGCTAATGACCCTATGTTGATAATGGTGCGAATGCGGCTATGAAGTTCGGTATAATCGGCTATTTGGCGCACACCAATATAACCAATAATAGCAAACAAAAACTGCAAGTTATCATCAATTGGATACAGCATTAAAGACCGGCAGATCATAAGGATTGCTGGCGCAAAAATAGTGGCGATTGCGAACAACCCTTCTGATGTGCGCAGAGCGGCATCTTTGCGGCCAAAATGCGATATGCAGAAAATGGGGACTAATGCCGCAATAGCCACTAATGCGCCAAATTCAAGTGATTCACGTACGGGTACTAACAGCAGTAGATTGGTGAATACGCATAACGCTGCCAAAAGCTTAGCAGAATTGCGGGCAAATACCATATAGCTAAACCATGCAACCGGCATACTTACCAATAATATACCGCCCAACGCCAAAGCTATGTCGTTGGGGTTATCTAATTGCCACCTTACATAGGACGGATATACGGCAAGGTCACTGCCCCATTGAACGGTTGAGAAGATCAATGCTCCCAATGTGGCCATATTTACGGTGATCGAAAGTACGCTCAAGCCAAAAAATACACGGGCGCCTTTGTTTTCCTTAATGAGATAGCTCATGCTTAAGCCGGCACATGCTAAGATTAATGTTTGTGAAAGCAATAAATAAAAGCGGTCTAAATCTTCACCTGAAGACCAGTCTTGCAGCAAAAACGCTGACATGGCAGCAATAACCGCCAATGCACCTGAAATACGAAGTACGCCAGCAAGCCCGCTGAACAGGCTCATAGTTGATAATGCTTGTGAATGGGAGGCGTTTTGCGCGGCGTCTTTTGCCGACGCTTTTATGCGCTCTGCTGCCCCGTGACGTTTTAAAGCGGGTGGATAATCGGTAACGTGATACATAATTAAGCCTCCGGATTTTTATCAGTTGTGGTAGCAAGAATATTTGCCAGTTCTTCTTTCAGGCTGTCATTGGATTCTTGCTTCAAAAAAGCGTTTTCCATTACATCTATCGAACTTTCGCTGTTGTAGCCGTTAGCGTATTCGGTTTCGGTAATCAGCATTTCCCAACGGTCGAAGGTGTCTTCTATGCCACTGGCGGTGTTGCCTTCGATTTGGCTTACAACGCGAATGGCTTCGGCAGTGGATTGACGGGAGCGCATCATATTTTGCTGCTGGGCAATAGTGGTGAGGCGTTGTTCCATACGCTGCACATTCTCGGCCACCTGATTTTCAAGTTGATCGTGATGGGCCAGTGTTTTGATCGTTTGTTCGATTTGCTCACGGCATTGATTGCGGCGCGCCACGCATTCTAAAGCTTTTGCTTCATCACTGGCAGCAACGCTGCGGGCACGATCTGTCCAAAGCTTTTCTTGTTCTATAAGGGTTTCCATGCGCTGGCGCAGGGCTTGTCCATCTTTGCGCACACGCTCTAATCTAACGCGGGATTTTGCCACGGCAGCGCGGGTTTCTCTAAGTGTAGCAGCGATAATTGCATCGTGATTTTCCACATGCGCAACCATATCTTCAAGTTTGCTGCTAACTGTGGCAGAAATGCGGGTAAAAAGTCTCATAATAGCCTCCTTTGGATTTGATGTAATGCCAGTGTTACATGAAGCATTGCATATAGAAACCAAAGGCTGTAAAGTTGCCGAATGATAACCCAATAGTAGCATATATTGCTACTTTGATAGGATGATTCCCATGTCTGAGGCTCCGGCGCTGCTTGCGACATTAAAAACAGCATTAAAAGCACAAGGTAAAACCTATGCCGATGTGTCGCAGGTATTAGAATTGTCAGAAGCTAGCGTGAAGCGTATGTTTTCGGAGAATAATTTCTCCCTATCGCGCCTTGAAGCGGTATGTAATATGCTAAAAATGGATATCAGCGATTTGGTGCATCTTATGGAGCATGCTCAGCCGCGTATTACGCATCTGACCAGTCAGCAGGAATATGAAATTACGCAGGATTTACTGTTAATGTTGGTGGCGGTATGTGTGCTGAACCACTGGACACTGGAGCAAATTGTTGCGGAATTTACCATTAGCAAGGAAGAATGCATTCAAAAGTTGTTGCGACTGGATAAGCTGAATATCATAGAATTGCTGCCAGAAAATCGAGTGAAGCTGCTAATTAGCAAAGATTTTAAATGGCTTGATAACGGCCCTATAGAACGGTTTTTTCGGGAGCATATTGGTCAGGAATATTTTCAAAGTAGCTTTGAGGGCGAACAGCAATGCTTGATGGTGCTTAATGGCATGCTCAGTGTACAAAGCGCAATAGAGTTTCAAAAGCGCTTAAGGCGATTAGCGCGTGAGTTCAGCGAGTTATCCCGTAATGACTCTAATCACAGCTTTGAAGATAAAACCGGAATGACGCTGGTTATGGCAATGCGCAACTGGGATTTTGGTCTATTTCAGCATCTTATTCGTCCGCAGAGGCTGGATAAACCCTAATACCAATAGGGGCCATTGCGCTGGCGCAGCTTACGCAAAGCGGCTTTGGATATTTTTTTACGTAGTTTTAATGTGGATGGAATGGCTTGCAGCGATGCCGCTACCCCCGCAAACCATGTGCTGAATTTGCCGGACTTTAATGCGTGTAATCCCGCATATCCCCACCATA contains:
- a CDS encoding BolA family transcriptional regulator, translating into MTTTQARLSTILEDSFSPTHLAVRDDSHKHAGHAGTRPEGETHFHVTIVSEKFTGKSRVTRQRMVYEAVASLMNAPIHALQLFTFTPEEQQQA
- a CDS encoding alpha/beta hydrolase; translated protein: MREENLAFYSDGLKLDGSFYHPDSEAKADTPVVIVCSGFTGLKDIHPERYARFLTKHGYICFGFDYRGFAKSEGERGMVLLEEQERDIANAVAFVRSHASGKNRPIVLAGWGMAGGLIINAARLTKGVDALIAMNGFYNSKRVQRAVRGDAGYAEYLEWMDTERTRLANGGEAKGIDPFDIYPLDAVSKGYVDGVLRKNPNYGMTADFRFADSLLDFNPEGNVKEFTHTPLFIAHGADNALHPITEPKALKAAYPGPCEMFLLEGGGHTEWMLDENPLFQKFAGEIKNWLDKRPYDRNRAAA
- a CDS encoding NAD kinase, whose product is MARPRIKAPQLRLACLADESSPKAMEAYKELRKHYDFVDKRYIRGQSDIVIVLGGDGFMLQVLHKYITARNLAFYGMNCGTVGCLLNSYHPEQLHERLQASRSVELHPLRMFVETTKGKQVELLALNEVALLRSSRQAARIRVTVDHVVRIREMVADGVLVSTPAGSSAYNFSAGGPIIPLNANVVALTPISPFRPRRWKGALLPHESSIFLEILDPEKRPVNAVADFTEVKDVASVLIAEQNESSLTVLFDPDHDLEERMIKEQFMS
- a CDS encoding PspA/IM30 family protein; the encoded protein is MRLFTRISATVSSKLEDMVAHVENHDAIIAATLRETRAAVAKSRVRLERVRKDGQALRQRMETLIEQEKLWTDRARSVAASDEAKALECVARRNQCREQIEQTIKTLAHHDQLENQVAENVQRMEQRLTTIAQQQNMMRSRQSTAEAIRVVSQIEGNTASGIEDTFDRWEMLITETEYANGYNSESSIDVMENAFLKQESNDSLKEELANILATTTDKNPEA
- a CDS encoding NAD+ synthetase, whose product is MTPLPNLKIGIAQIAPEAMNMMANIKKHEEYIKQAAQQGVELLVFPELSLTGYEFDENFPDLAISQNDEILKHLASVEPNMRIVVGFIEESVSSLFHNAAAKLYNGNVDFVHRKINLPTYGDLNEDKWFSEGRSIESFIVDHWRAGILICADLWNPALVHLVALHGAKILIAPINSADASVKFDNQSNWARTMSFYSFIYGMPSIMANRVGTESGKRFWGRSCIYDAHGNLIIEAQKYEEDLIVGEIEWNTVKRVRFDLPTLRDANFSLVLREMKRLDNLLT
- a CDS encoding helix-turn-helix transcriptional regulator, whose protein sequence is MSEAPALLATLKTALKAQGKTYADVSQVLELSEASVKRMFSENNFSLSRLEAVCNMLKMDISDLVHLMEHAQPRITHLTSQQEYEITQDLLLMLVAVCVLNHWTLEQIVAEFTISKEECIQKLLRLDKLNIIELLPENRVKLLISKDFKWLDNGPIERFFREHIGQEYFQSSFEGEQQCLMVLNGMLSVQSAIEFQKRLRRLAREFSELSRNDSNHSFEDKTGMTLVMAMRNWDFGLFQHLIRPQRLDKP
- a CDS encoding FAD-binding oxidoreductase, with translation MIPQLHPEQSLDKNVQMFLQALRGGSFSGDINADYANRLINATDNSIYQLMPQAVLAPKTEADIASVMALLGESRFNAITLTPRGGGTGTNGQALNHSIVLDCSKYMRAILDFDAESQQITVEPGVILDQLNAFLKPYGLFFPPTLSPSNRATIGGMVATDACGKGSRIYGKTSDYIQWLDIYLTNGDKWGMHTYPTQDVPPMRHDDSRIGAIVARLDDIARDYGEKITATLPEMNREFSGYNLADIYDVNGDFSPTQIIAGSEGTLGVISSITLRLLPIPKHRQLVVLCYNDFDATLRAAPHLLTFDPLAIETFDGIVFQLARNDNVWHKVKKFMPQAHAAENVGGCNLIEFVGDSATEVAAAANKLLADTGAAFHVATTTDAAEIQSLWELRKRGVGLLGNMKGDKRPVPFAEDTAVPPENLADYIAEYRALLDAEGVEYGMFGHVDTGCLHVRPALNLRDAADEARIRVISNKVVTLVKRYGGLMWGEHGKGFRAEYTPEFIGEELYACLRDIKAAFDPHDQLNPGKIATASGGTTQLYSIDNIPLRGHFDKEIQSEALVQFPKAVECNGNGACFNYDPNDAMCPSYKATGNRLYSPKGRAGLMREWLRQLSLNGYDITAKKHSRATKRSAKEDDFSHVVYDSMKNCLACKACAGQCPIKVDIPDMRAQFLALYHSRYPRRMRDYLIGYSEELGKLSAAMPKTFSAVQTLIPFSVLGMVDTPKPSSPNLQTLLAHNRAKKPSKNAPAVTIIQDAYTSFYDAEVVRDMVVLLYTLGINAQVAQFKRNGKSRHVMGFLHSFNTIARQNAAYVKKLSQASPALIGVDASVTLTYRQEYMQNMGETDVPTIFMLQEWLAERIEAKSLERYKNRCKGEYYLFSHCTESTSLPQSAHLWKKIFTHFGLTLHNVATGCCGMAGTFGHMEENQKISRNLYEMSWQEPIAKAGANAAVTGYSCRCQVERYTDNRPLHPAQILLHALEAI
- a CDS encoding amidohydrolase family protein, which encodes MTNASFSYQPYDAAPNTPKLTLPLGSVDTHMHVFGPLSRYAYTKDRSYTPTDASLDAYLAMAKTVGIARTVVVQPSVYGTNNSATADAVKALGHKRGRGVAVVDASISDEELQQLHEEGFRGIRLNLLFKGGVDFTAVQSLAKRLADRDWHIQFLVDVSEFDNLYERLSMLPVTVVIDHMGHMPAHKGLNNAGFKALLKLVERGNCWVKLSGPYRFTAQTQTPYSDVVPYAQALIAANPERMVWGSDWPHPAINVPMPNDGALVDMLGDWAKTPQLLQQIMVQNPQTLYGFERME
- a CDS encoding ATP-binding protein; translated protein: MQHTPTHTDNTTDVHSLPSEELWLHIFSDAIIAACYLAVAAALYVLKRKRPDNPLNPIFMAFMAFLMLCGFIHVLEIYSVWLGSFQFHNIVKIMAAMLSLVATFVIWRRLPTAFNVPSAAALLNANEELQKTNLRIEQQVAERTAALEATTAELEEKEKQMRLAYDEARRANAAKSEFLAHMSHEIRTPLSSVTTIADILPRTGNFNAKQTELIETLQVGAHSLLDLINDILDISKIEAGEFELYERPYEWDSLIADTARVISVRAEEKNLTLRTNTGAISGTWLMGDRARLKQVLLNLLSNSLKFTDEGEISLTANVNNRHGNAPQLIIAISDTGIGIPETQKELIFEKFRQSDCSVSGNHGGTGLGLAITRHLVGLMGGTITLQSTVGKGSTFTITMPLREVDATEANAVTINTTNYDTSKDTRKILLVEDYPGNIIVATSLLDELGYSYDIARNGREALELQEQDVIYYAVLMDINMPEINGLEATRKWRESEERRGEPRVPIIGLTAHALTGDDAQCFDAGMDDYAAKPLTLETLQDVLDKYCSKSNHTA